The following is a genomic window from Atribacterota bacterium.
TTGAAAGAAGAAGAAAGACTAATTAAAGAGGAATTACAAAAAAATCCGCCAGTTTCACTAAAAGATTTAGCAATCAAAGGAGAAGATTTAATGAGATTGGGAATTCCTGAAGGAGAAAGAATAGGAGAGATACTAAGGTTACTGTTAAATGAAATACTGCTTTCTCCAGAAAACAATAACAGAGATTGCTTGCTAAGTATTGTTCGAGAGATAATGGGGGATTCTACTGAATAAAAGAAACATTTTATCTTAATGGCAAATCAAAAAGAAGTAAGTTTTAGAAAAATTCGATATAAAGAAAGGTGAAAAGGAAAAGGTATCCCACCATGTTAGTATTGATAATCAATCCAATTGTTCTAATAAGCCTTTGCGTTCTGTTAGGAATATTGTTTGGCAATATAAGATTGGGACGATTTAGTTTTAGTACCTCGGGTTCAATGTTTGTGGGTATAGTGGTAGGTTGGTTGATCATTAAATATATTCATACTATTGAACCAAACAGCGAGATTTATAGTACAGCTCAGAATATATTGAGCAGAGAAATTATTGACAAGGGTTTTTTTGATTTATTCTTAATATTATTTATTGCTTCAGTTGGATTACTGGCTGCCCGGGATGTAGGCAGGGTAATAAAAAAATACGGTATAAAGTTTATTTTAATGGGATTTTTGATCACCTTTTTAGGAGCCGCCACAACTTACTGCTTTAGCTTACTTAACCCGGTAGAAAATCCCTATTTATATACTGGTGTGTATACCGGTGCGTTAACCAGTTCTCCTGGACTGGGAGCTGCTTTAGAAACAGCTCGTTTACATTCTACCGAGCTGGCTGACAGATTTTCACAGCTAAAAGACTCTGAAAAAAAGAAAATTTTGAATATTATAAACTATGGCGAAAAATTTGATACCGATTCTCTACTATCATTATCTGAAGAACAAAAAAATATTTTTATAAAAAATTCAGAAGTGGCAATTGGCACCGGCTATGCGGTAGGTTACCCTTTCGGAGTAATTATTGTGATTTTTGCCATGAATTTTTTCCCGGTTATTTTTAAAATTAATACAGATAAAGAAAAATTATTACTTATTGAAGAATTGGGTGGAAATAAAACTGCACCAAGCTATAAAGAAAAAGATAATAACAAAGCAAAAGAAGTCTATTTTGACCTGAGTGCCTTTTCTTTGGTGTGTCTAATAGGTTATGTTCTTGGCATTATTAAAATCACTTTCTATTCATTCGGTGAGATTAGCCTGGGTTCTACAGGGGGAGTTTTGATTGCCGCATTAATATTAGGACATATTGGTAATATTGGACTATTTTGTTTTAGGATGAATAATAGAGTATTAGGTGTTATTAGAACAATTTCACTGGCCTATTTCTTTGCTGTTATTGGACTGAGGTATGGTTATAGAGTGATTAATTCATTATCAGGACCAGGATTATTTCTGGTAATTGCTTCTTTATTTATTGGTTCTATTGCTATGATAATGGGATTTTTAGTAGGCAGGTATCTATTTAAAATTAATTGGATAATGTTATCAGGGGCAATTTGTGGAGGTATGACTTCTACTCCTGGTTTGGGTGCTGCAGTTGATGCAGTAGGTAGTGATGAACCAGCGGCAGGTTATGGAGCAGTGTACCCCTTTGCTCTTTTAGGAATGGTATTTTTTTCTATCCTCTTAAATCATATTCTTTAACTTTTCTTTTTAGAAGGTAACGTTAAAGGGCAAATTCAATATTTTTCATTTCCAGAGATTCTTTACTGATAAAGGATTCACCGAATTTCTTGCCAATTAACATACCATAATAACGATTAAGATTTAGAATGTTTTCAAACAATTGACTATTCTGGATGTTTTTCCCAAATTGAGATTCATAACTTTTTAATGCTTCCACTTTCATCTCAATTTCCTTGCTGATATCCATAATAAAAGAGGGTTTTTGGTAATAATTTACCGGAGTGGCAAAGTAATAGAAGGTCTTAATTTTTAAAAAAGCAAGATTATATTGCTGGAGATTTGCTAAAGAGGCATGGCATATTTCGGTTACAATTTTGATTTCGGGATTTTCCTCAGCAGGATAGGGAAGAAATATAATATCCGGTGAAATATTGTGATAAATTTCAGAGATTTCTGCTCTAATTTCTTGGTTATTTTCTAATTCAAAATATTGATAGTCCAGAGTAATTCTTTCATCAATACCCAGTATACGACTAGACTTAATTGCCTCTTTCTTGAGATACTCAGAGGGATGGTTATTCAGAGATTTACCGTTGGTTAAATCGATTATCATAACCTGATGAGCTGACTCAGTTAGTTTTAATATTGTCCCTCCCATTCCTGACTCGACCTGATATGGTTGTACTCCAAAAGCAATAATAACTGCCATTATCTATATTCTCCTCTTTTATATGAAAAAATATATATTCTTACATATTCATTAAAGCGGCCTCAGCAATTAAAGAGGCATGTTCGCTAATTTGCTTTAAGATATTAATAATATCAAAATAAACAGAGCTGGTTTGTCGAGATAATTCTATACCCTTATGTAATCTATCGATATGACTCCTTCTCATTTTGGCTTCACTTTCTATGATATATTTCTTTTGCTGTAAAGCCTTCTGAGCCAAACGTTTATCACCAAGAGCAAAAGCTCCTAAAGCTTGATAGAAATTATTATAAACACTTTTGTAGAGTTTATTAATTTCTGAAAGGCCTTCTTCAGATAACTTTAGTTCATTATCAATCTGTTTTTCGATAATGGGGACAATATCTTTATCAATTAAATCACCAATGTGCTCTAAATCGTTAGTGATATTTAGTAAACCATATGTTTCGCTAGACTGTTCCGGGGTTAAGACATCAAATTTCATTTCTGTCAGATAGTGAATTATAGCATTGGATAAATTATCGACCATTCTGTCCATCTTACACAATTTCAATAGTAGAACCTCATCCCGATTAAAAAATACTTTCATAATTCCTACCAGCATTTCATCTACCGTGTTTGCCATTCGCACCAATTCTTTTTTGGCTAAATATAAGGCTAAGTCAGGGGAACCAAGAACACTATTATCCAAAAACTTTGGATAATAGAGTGTTTCCTCTTGTTTTGCTTTAGGGAATAACTTTTGTAAGAAAAAAATAAATTTAGATAGAAAAGGATATATTAATAAAGCATTACCTATAATGATTATGGAGTGAGCAAAAGCAATTTGTCTGGGCAAATTCGGGGTAAGAGAGGTAACAAAATTAGATAGAGGGTTGAGTAAAAAGAAAAATATGAGAGAACCTATCATCTTATAAATTAAATTACCAAAAGTAAGGGTGGTAGCCTGACTGGTTTTTCCTAATCCTACAAATAGTACAGTGGTGCAGGAACCGACATGTGAACCAATAATAATGGGAATAGCCAGGTCTAAGGGGATAATTCCCTGTGAAGAAAGAGAAATAGTTAAACCCATCATGGCGGTACTGCTTTGCAAGAGGCTGGTGATCAAGATAGCTAGAACAAAGGCTATCACAGGTATTCCCTGTAGATGGGCAACAATGTCTAATAAAAAAGCGTTATGTTTTAAAGGTTCTGCGAAATCAGAAATAAGTTTCATACCCAGAAAAATAAAACCTATTCCCAGTAAAACTGCTCCCAGAAATTGATAGCGTCGTTTTTTGCTGAGCATATTTAATCCATAACCTAACAAAATTAGAATAAAGGAATACTGAGCAATATTTAAAGAAATAATCTGAGTGGTAATAGTGGTTCCAATGCTGGTTCCTATTAAAATCTGAATACCCTGAGAAAGATTCATAATGCCTGTATTTATTAATCCTACCAATAATGAAGTTGCAGCAGTACTACTTTGCATAATAAAAGTAAGGAATATCCCAAATACAAGAGAAAGATAATTACGGTGAGTAATTTTATTAATCCAGGTCTGTAATTTATAGCCAAATACCTGTCTTAGATTCAAATTAACTTTTTGTAATCCATATAAAAAAATAGCTAAACCACCAAAGATGCCAGCCAGATTAACATACATAAGATTATTTTCTCCCTATGGATTATTTTGTAATTATAAATATACCTTTTTCCTTCTCATTTGTAAATGAAAGAAAAAGATGTAAGTATAATAGTATGCTGATAAGAGAAGAGAATATTAATATTATTATTTAAAAAAATATAAAAAAATAAAAATTAATGCAGTTTTTACCTGACAATCTTGACTAAGGGTTATATAATAATTAAATAATACTACTTCGGGGCAGGGCGAGA
Proteins encoded in this region:
- a CDS encoding PIG-L family deacetylase gives rise to the protein MAVIIAFGVQPYQVESGMGGTILKLTESAHQVMIIDLTNGKSLNNHPSEYLKKEAIKSSRILGIDERITLDYQYFELENNQEIRAEISEIYHNISPDIIFLPYPAEENPEIKIVTEICHASLANLQQYNLAFLKIKTFYYFATPVNYYQKPSFIMDISKEIEMKVEALKSYESQFGKNIQNSQLFENILNLNRYYGMLIGKKFGESFISKESLEMKNIEFAL
- a CDS encoding Na/Pi cotransporter family protein, with the protein product MYVNLAGIFGGLAIFLYGLQKVNLNLRQVFGYKLQTWINKITHRNYLSLVFGIFLTFIMQSSTAATSLLVGLINTGIMNLSQGIQILIGTSIGTTITTQIISLNIAQYSFILILLGYGLNMLSKKRRYQFLGAVLLGIGFIFLGMKLISDFAEPLKHNAFLLDIVAHLQGIPVIAFVLAILITSLLQSSTAMMGLTISLSSQGIIPLDLAIPIIIGSHVGSCTTVLFVGLGKTSQATTLTFGNLIYKMIGSLIFFFLLNPLSNFVTSLTPNLPRQIAFAHSIIIIGNALLIYPFLSKFIFFLQKLFPKAKQEETLYYPKFLDNSVLGSPDLALYLAKKELVRMANTVDEMLVGIMKVFFNRDEVLLLKLCKMDRMVDNLSNAIIHYLTEMKFDVLTPEQSSETYGLLNITNDLEHIGDLIDKDIVPIIEKQIDNELKLSEEGLSEINKLYKSVYNNFYQALGAFALGDKRLAQKALQQKKYIIESEAKMRRSHIDRLHKGIELSRQTSSVYFDIINILKQISEHASLIAEAALMNM